GTACGCAGGCCTGGGCGGGGACGGACCGGCAGTGCCGGGGCCGGGTCATGGCGGCGCTGCGTGCCGCGGACGGGCCGGTGCCGCGGGAGGCGATCGGGTGGCCGGACGCAGCGCAGCTTGACCGGGCCCTCGCTGCTCTCGTCGAGGACCACCTCGCGGAGCAGACGGCCGAGGGTTACGTACTGCCCCGCTGACCCCGCCGGTCGGTGCGCCGCACGTCCGCACGTATAGGACGAGGACCGGGCCGCCGGGTCGGAGCGCGGCACGTCCGCACCGCACGCGACGCGACCGTCGCGGGAGTGCGCCCAGGGCGCCGCCCCCTTCAGAGGTGCAGCAGCATCCTCGTGTTGCCGAGGGTGTTGGGCTTCACGCGGGCGAGGTCGAGGAACTCGGCGACGCCGTCGTCGTGCGAGCGCAGGAGCTCGGCGTACACCTCGGGCGAGACCACGGTGCCCTCGATCTCCTCGAAGCCGTGGCGTGCGAAGAAGTCGACCTCGAAGGTCAGGCAAAAGACGCGCCCGAGCCCGAGGGAGCGGGCGCGGTCGAGGAGGGTGTCGAGGATCGCGTGCCCGACACCGGCGCCGACCCAGCCGGGGTCGACGGCGAGGGTGCGGATCTCGGCGAGGTCGACCCACATGACGTGCAGGGCGCCGCAGCCGACGACCGCGCCGTGGGGGTCGACGGCGACGACGAG
This genomic window from Flavimobilis soli contains:
- a CDS encoding amino-acid N-acetyltransferase produces the protein MTDTTREFTVRPALPTDVRAIRDLVEPYANRRILIAKEQVAYYEAVQELVVAVDPHGAVVGCGALHVMWVDLAEIRTLAVDPGWVGAGVGHAILDTLLDRARSLGLGRVFCLTFEVDFFARHGFEEIEGTVVSPEVYAELLRSHDDGVAEFLDLARVKPNTLGNTRMLLHL